ATCACATGCTTGTTTAGACACACCTTAACTTTCGCATGCACAAACAGTATGTGTTCTAGGAATCTAGATTTCTTCCAGGGCCACCAGAGAAAATCTTCCCACTGACGGACCGTGCAGCTGGAACAGTCTTTTCTTTCTGCATATCTAGTTGTATAAAACCTCTGAGGGTACTTTATCTTCATCTGCTGTGAGCAAATAACAGCCGCAAGGCTTCTTCCTTCACCTTTCCATTCCTGTCTTAGGCCACCGTGCATATGCTTTTGTGTCTGCAAAGTTGCTGACCGGCTTCAGTGTTCCatctctctccttctgcctgGCTGGCAACTTGAGTGACACCCTGGagagagcggcggcggcggccataGCCTGTTGGGCTCATTTTTTTCTCCGGGGCGGTGGCTTCTTTTTGCCAGTTGTTAATCTGGTACAGTCGGTGGAGCAGGTCATGGTATGCGCATGTGATGAGGACGCAGCTGGATGATTTGGAGGATGCTGCCCTCCTGGCTCTGATTTTTAGCCCAAAGCTGgaagggagaaaaaaacacaaaaaatgtaTTAGCTATTTTCATACAGCTTTCCAGGGTTGTTAAATCTGTCCGGGCAACAAATAACACATTGACAGAGACTATTTATTGTCATATTTATCTGATCTTCACATTGAATTTTAATCTCCTGCTATCTAagtacattttctttcattctctccACCATATCAAATAAAGGCATAAATGAAACGCAGCTTGTTACCTTGACGGCGGGTAGACTGTTTTCACATTCCCGTCCTGCCTTGATCCAACGTGGAGGTCAGCGTGTCGCTCAGCGGGCGTCGCTAAGCTGCTGTTCTTCACACGATTCTGCAACCATACTCTAAACCTGAAACGGAGCACAAggaggcagcagcaggtttACACCCCGATTCACGTaataacaaacacaacaaccgTGTCCAAAGCGGGGGGCCGTGAATTCCATTGATCAGTCCCTTTGTAGCTCCTGAAGAATTTGCTTGGATCAGTTACCGACATTATGAAGAAAGTTTGATTTGTGTTTCCAGACAACTGTATTGGATTCTTTGCCTCCAAAAATCAATAAGTCCAATTTTATATCGGCTGATATGTAGTAGATAAAGTGATGTTTGATGCACTTTGCCCACTAGAGAACATTAAGTCAAGCTTAGCGTTATGTATTTATAACCAACGTGACGATTCATAAATAACAGTTTGTGTTTAGACGTAGGCAGGTATCAGGTTTTTGAAACTAAAACTAAATGATGCATCAGTGTCACCCTTTAAAACCGGCATGCGTTGATCAATAGAAAAACCAGAAGTTGATATTAATACCTGTTGTGTGGCTGAGTGAGGACAGGCGTGCTTGTTGGTCACGCAGCTCACCTTTTTCT
The sequence above is drawn from the Brachionichthys hirsutus isolate HB-005 chromosome 5, CSIRO-AGI_Bhir_v1, whole genome shotgun sequence genome and encodes:
- the LOC137894372 gene encoding pro-adrenomedullin-like — encoded protein: MRLAVHTVLCCCVFTTMLPLVKGATGEINTSMRKRFRVWLQNRVKNSSLATPAERHADLHVGSRQDGNVKTVYPPSSFGLKIRARRAASSKSSSCVLITCAYHDLLHRLYQINNWQKEATAPEKKMSPTGYGRRRRSLQGVTQVASQAEGERWNTEAGQQLCRHKSICTVA